The following proteins are co-located in the Sphingomonas panacis genome:
- a CDS encoding conjugal transfer protein TraG N-terminal domain-containing protein: MRRLRHAATAILLSLFATPALAIDTSFHTYDGFQETVDAFRLVSMIFADARYETLVLIVAVVGIALGAIIASVRGQGLGLVAFGFQMLIGIGLFVGLVSTTGTVHVYDRVRNAYQPVGDVPNLLVLIAGVTNLMERSLAETIDDNTLDPNAKLEFGAGGHSFDLFLNAVSPRGPMTDTFLDATIKDYVRQCYPVARVSPAYGVDDDQLFRTTTDLPAAFAAMAGPATFSTVYTAADKGGTTVSCTEAWDHIQSRLSDPTLFDDYATQVCQRTGYDVSNAAQLARCRSRLGEMGQMMMGTPLSLQAFMTDVLLGNSVGDVLFEDSPATAARVMANRAMISNGLATMSVANEWMPTIRAVVFGIMLFMVPIALLFILTPINLRVANFALGLFVFVALWGVIDAGIYQLTLGRAMDVLSDMRSNHVGANAWMLAPSSAMKALAIFGSFRTAAAGLAGAFVFTVFRFSGNVFTAFTSGALQAQGQGTMAAAPMATREGYASALETQASATGTMARRNASSSFGDFGERSTFSANRSFGAAGAVMGEHGGGASGTAAFGLGGLDAARELGGISPALNGRDLSDPATVRAVRANATTAAIHNFAEKDALRTLGTTYFGGGQTGERAFAAFFQNMVQWKAFGDTRAYDMMMQGASRHFERAGYSRQDAELKASGVVAQASADPTFAKLIANSFEQEAMLRNDLTGAQIQVGAMEGRRDFAGDNVARIERGNVATEQAHRTGSNDGQRNAASMLGLSVQETSRRIAFINALSGEARSSAITQLSRATGRNEAQVMHALETYNASVQLGTADGATAETAREGTSVYGRTREAAGYDVAERAGKLDAQREVGHDGTRSSARIGEQRRQAENAGFAKGAGAAGMSVRQAAQLDSFIRTLSQGAGNQVDMAEGGAEGIADRARNDRLTRIVDNERLTRMQQLLGEHGVKMSKRQIAMDQNGDLSLNLTPDTAAQLWRGGLINESQLGAIANGGRARFSFAHNDVLVSSSVGFQQSARSDTSTRFEAGKQAGPDTVEHFLGGGEQGQAMMQNWLKGGFEMDRHGNWRLKPQVADTLTRDVSAIVAQTGWQRGIARSAQDQVSMGTKVGAEIGGAVGISDSEAIGGRGAAPQSNPSAGRSQSPQKVSSSSGRLGAQLGFSSSDMGTANETAQSTLDIVNYDVREVIAASERAAARSSNPEATLSRELSERILGQNGMRNRYLEQADSDRATFDITGPLTSIEQHSILERGSFSTDVVGSPIDGDSSFKKR, translated from the coding sequence ATGCGCCGCCTTCGCCATGCAGCCACAGCCATCCTCCTTTCGCTCTTCGCTACGCCCGCGCTGGCGATCGACACGAGCTTCCACACCTATGACGGCTTCCAGGAGACGGTGGACGCCTTCCGCCTGGTCTCGATGATCTTCGCTGACGCCCGCTACGAGACGCTGGTGCTGATCGTCGCCGTGGTCGGGATCGCGCTCGGCGCCATCATCGCAAGCGTTCGCGGCCAGGGCTTGGGCCTGGTCGCTTTCGGCTTCCAGATGCTGATCGGGATAGGACTGTTCGTTGGCCTCGTCTCGACCACCGGCACGGTTCATGTCTACGACCGTGTCCGGAACGCCTATCAGCCTGTCGGCGACGTTCCTAACCTGCTCGTGCTGATCGCCGGGGTCACCAATCTCATGGAGCGATCGCTCGCCGAGACGATCGACGACAATACGCTCGATCCCAATGCCAAGCTCGAGTTCGGCGCGGGCGGCCATAGCTTCGATCTCTTCCTGAACGCGGTCAGCCCGCGCGGCCCGATGACGGACACATTCCTCGACGCCACGATCAAGGACTATGTGCGGCAATGCTATCCCGTGGCCCGCGTTTCGCCTGCCTATGGCGTCGACGATGATCAGCTGTTCCGCACGACGACGGATCTGCCGGCAGCGTTCGCGGCGATGGCTGGCCCGGCTACGTTTTCCACGGTGTACACGGCAGCGGACAAAGGCGGCACGACGGTCAGTTGCACCGAGGCCTGGGATCATATCCAGTCCCGCCTCAGCGACCCGACGCTGTTTGATGACTATGCGACGCAGGTCTGCCAGCGCACCGGTTATGACGTAAGCAACGCCGCGCAACTCGCACGCTGTCGTTCCCGCCTGGGCGAGATGGGGCAGATGATGATGGGTACGCCACTTTCGCTTCAGGCGTTCATGACCGATGTCTTGCTGGGCAATAGCGTCGGCGACGTTCTGTTTGAGGACAGCCCAGCAACAGCTGCGCGGGTGATGGCCAACCGTGCCATGATTTCGAACGGCCTTGCGACCATGTCGGTCGCAAATGAGTGGATGCCGACGATCCGCGCAGTCGTTTTCGGCATCATGCTGTTCATGGTCCCGATCGCGCTGCTGTTCATCCTGACGCCGATCAACCTGCGTGTGGCGAATTTCGCGCTGGGCCTGTTCGTGTTCGTGGCGCTCTGGGGCGTGATCGATGCCGGTATCTATCAGTTGACGCTTGGCCGAGCGATGGATGTGCTTTCCGATATGCGGTCGAATCACGTCGGCGCAAATGCGTGGATGCTCGCGCCCTCGTCCGCAATGAAGGCCCTGGCCATCTTCGGCAGCTTCCGGACCGCTGCGGCCGGGCTCGCAGGCGCGTTCGTGTTTACGGTCTTCCGCTTCTCCGGCAATGTGTTCACGGCATTCACCAGCGGCGCTCTGCAGGCGCAGGGCCAAGGCACCATGGCCGCCGCACCGATGGCGACGCGCGAGGGCTATGCCTCCGCGCTTGAGACCCAGGCCTCCGCGACAGGCACCATGGCCCGGCGGAACGCATCCTCCAGCTTCGGAGATTTTGGCGAGCGCTCTACCTTCTCCGCCAACAGGAGCTTTGGCGCCGCGGGCGCGGTGATGGGCGAACATGGCGGCGGTGCGTCGGGTACGGCGGCCTTCGGGCTGGGTGGTCTCGACGCCGCTAGGGAATTGGGCGGGATATCGCCGGCACTCAATGGCCGCGATCTCAGCGATCCCGCAACGGTGCGCGCGGTCCGCGCCAACGCCACAACCGCGGCGATCCACAATTTTGCGGAAAAGGACGCGCTGCGGACACTTGGTACAACCTATTTTGGCGGAGGCCAGACAGGCGAGCGAGCGTTCGCCGCCTTCTTTCAGAACATGGTGCAGTGGAAGGCCTTCGGCGATACGCGCGCCTACGACATGATGATGCAGGGCGCGTCGCGTCATTTCGAGCGGGCGGGCTACTCGCGCCAGGATGCTGAACTCAAGGCGTCCGGAGTCGTCGCGCAGGCGTCGGCCGACCCGACCTTCGCCAAGCTCATCGCCAATAGCTTCGAGCAGGAAGCGATGCTTCGGAATGATCTTACCGGAGCTCAGATCCAGGTCGGCGCGATGGAAGGCAGGCGGGATTTCGCTGGCGACAACGTAGCCCGGATCGAACGAGGGAATGTGGCGACCGAGCAGGCTCACCGCACCGGCAGCAACGATGGCCAGCGCAACGCGGCATCTATGCTCGGCTTGTCGGTCCAGGAGACCTCACGCCGCATCGCCTTCATCAACGCTCTCTCCGGCGAGGCGCGCTCCTCCGCCATCACGCAACTCTCCCGCGCTACGGGTCGGAACGAGGCTCAGGTGATGCATGCGCTCGAGACCTATAACGCCTCCGTTCAATTGGGCACGGCCGATGGAGCCACAGCGGAAACCGCCCGCGAGGGAACGAGCGTTTATGGCCGTACGCGTGAGGCAGCCGGATATGACGTTGCCGAGCGCGCGGGCAAGCTCGATGCGCAGCGCGAGGTCGGCCATGATGGCACCCGTTCGTCCGCGAGGATCGGGGAGCAACGCCGTCAAGCCGAAAATGCGGGCTTTGCCAAGGGCGCTGGAGCTGCAGGCATGTCGGTGCGCCAGGCAGCCCAACTCGACAGCTTCATCAGAACCCTCAGCCAGGGCGCAGGCAATCAGGTCGATATGGCCGAGGGAGGCGCGGAAGGGATTGCGGACCGCGCCCGCAACGATCGGCTGACCCGGATCGTCGATAATGAGCGCCTCACCCGCATGCAGCAATTGCTCGGAGAACACGGCGTCAAAATGTCGAAGCGCCAGATCGCGATGGATCAGAACGGCGATCTCAGTCTCAATCTCACGCCGGACACCGCTGCGCAGCTCTGGCGGGGTGGGCTCATCAACGAAAGCCAGCTCGGCGCGATCGCAAACGGAGGACGAGCCCGGTTCAGCTTCGCGCATAACGACGTGCTGGTCTCAAGCTCGGTAGGTTTTCAGCAATCCGCACGCAGCGACACCAGCACCCGGTTCGAGGCAGGCAAACAGGCCGGGCCAGATACCGTCGAGCATTTCCTCGGCGGTGGCGAACAGGGCCAGGCCATGATGCAGAACTGGCTCAAGGGCGGGTTCGAGATGGATCGGCACGGCAATTGGCGCCTCAAACCACAGGTAGCTGACACGCTCACACGCGATGTCTCAGCCATAGTTGCCCAGACCGGCTGGCAACGTGGCATTGCCCGGTCCGCCCAGGACCAAGTCAGCATGGGGACGAAGGTTGGGGCGGAGATTGGTGGTGCAGTTGGTATCTCGGACTCGGAAGCGATCGGAGGACGCGGAGCGGCGCCTCAGAGTAATCCATCGGCTGGCCGCAGCCAGTCGCCGCAGAAAGTCAGTTCGTCATCCGGGCGGCTTGGTGCGCAGCTCGGCTTCTCCAGTTCGGACATGGGAACGGCAAATGAAACTGCTCAATCGACGCTGGACATAGTAAATTACGACGTCCGAGAGGTGATTGCCGCGTCTGAGCGAGCCGCTGCTCGTTCCAGCAACCCAGAGGCAACCTTATCACGCGAACTGTCAGAACGGATCTTGGGCCAAAATGGAATGCGAAATCGTTATCTAGAGCAAGCGGACTCGGATCGAGCGACGTTTGATATTACAGGTCCGCTTACGTCGATTGAGCAGCATTCCATATTGGAACGTGGGAGCTTTTCTACAGACGTCGTTGGAAGCCCGATCGACGGAGATAGCAGCTTTAAGAAACGCTAG